The following are from one region of the Natrinema sp. HArc-T2 genome:
- a CDS encoding NAD(P)H-hydrate dehydratase — translation MITGERMAAVDANAAALGVLRKQLMESSGHAIAREIKTVADPGARVVVVAGRGNNGGDAFVAVRFLDAYDVTTLLLGRADLIGTDIARENWDALQQADYDIREVPDSSALAADSPALDEADVIVDAMLGTGISGDLREPAATAAAAINTADATVVSVDVPSGFDADGGDHASNGVEADRVVTFHDTKPGLDDLDAEITVADIGIPATAERFAGPGDVALARPRNRDGRVFVIGGGPYTGAPALAAQAALRGGVELSFVAAPDSVAGEIQSYAEDLIVQPYGRDRLSPDQADDLVETAERHDDIVVLGPGLGTADETLEATRQFLESYTGPAVVDADALSVVPEVDTAATLVCTPNRRELARMGGPDTDSLRDAADEIEAFAADLGHVVLAKGVDDVITDGERTRICRAGTPGMKVGGTGDLLAGIVAALLEEADPLEAATAGAYVNGVAGERLAVSDALGVLASEMLDEIPAALWREADE, via the coding sequence ATGATTACAGGCGAGCGAATGGCCGCCGTCGACGCGAACGCTGCGGCGCTAGGCGTGCTGCGAAAGCAATTAATGGAGTCGAGCGGGCACGCAATTGCCCGGGAGATAAAAACGGTCGCCGATCCGGGCGCTCGAGTCGTCGTCGTCGCTGGTCGTGGGAACAACGGCGGAGACGCGTTCGTCGCCGTCCGGTTCCTCGACGCGTACGATGTCACGACGCTGTTGCTTGGTCGCGCCGACCTGATCGGCACCGACATCGCTCGCGAGAACTGGGACGCACTCCAGCAGGCCGACTACGACATCCGCGAGGTGCCCGACTCGAGCGCCCTCGCAGCCGACTCCCCCGCCCTCGACGAAGCGGACGTAATCGTCGATGCGATGCTCGGTACGGGAATCAGCGGCGACCTCCGGGAGCCGGCGGCGACTGCGGCGGCGGCGATCAATACAGCCGACGCGACCGTCGTTTCGGTCGATGTCCCGTCCGGGTTCGACGCCGACGGGGGCGACCACGCGTCTAACGGCGTCGAGGCCGACCGTGTCGTTACCTTCCACGATACGAAACCGGGGCTCGACGACCTCGACGCCGAGATTACCGTCGCTGATATCGGGATCCCAGCTACCGCAGAACGGTTCGCTGGCCCCGGCGATGTCGCTCTCGCCCGGCCCCGGAATCGCGACGGTCGCGTCTTCGTCATCGGCGGCGGCCCGTACACCGGCGCGCCGGCACTCGCCGCACAGGCGGCGCTGCGAGGCGGCGTCGAACTTTCGTTCGTCGCTGCGCCCGACTCCGTCGCCGGCGAGATCCAGAGCTACGCCGAGGACCTCATCGTCCAGCCCTACGGACGCGACCGACTCTCGCCCGATCAGGCCGACGACCTCGTCGAGACGGCCGAACGCCACGACGACATCGTCGTCCTCGGCCCCGGTCTCGGGACAGCAGACGAGACACTCGAGGCGACGCGCCAGTTCCTCGAATCGTACACAGGGCCGGCGGTCGTCGACGCCGACGCGCTGTCGGTCGTCCCAGAGGTCGACACTGCGGCGACGCTCGTCTGTACACCCAATCGCCGGGAACTCGCTCGGATGGGCGGGCCGGACACCGACTCCCTTCGTGACGCAGCCGACGAGATCGAGGCCTTCGCGGCCGACCTGGGTCACGTCGTCCTCGCGAAGGGCGTCGACGACGTAATAACCGACGGCGAGCGTACCCGGATCTGCCGAGCAGGGACGCCCGGAATGAAAGTTGGCGGCACCGGTGACCTTCTAGCTGGAATCGTCGCAGCGCTGCTCGAGGAGGCCGACCCGCTCGAGGCCGCGACGGCTGGCGCGTACGTCAACGGCGTTGCCGGCGAGCGCCTCGCTGTCAGCGATGCACTGGGCGTGCTCGCCTCCGAGATGCTCGACGAGATTCCCGCGGCGCTGTGGCGTGAGGCAGATGAGTGA
- a CDS encoding ABC transporter ATP-binding protein, protein MGAIRVNGLRKSYGSVEAVAGMTFTVERGELYGFLGPNGAGKTTTIRTLTGQIQPDGGTVRVLETDPTTEPLATRRQVGILPEQGSPPSFLTPREYLEFVGEVRELSADRVAEGTAAWAERLGFESKLDTLHTDLSRGQQQKVMITQAFIHEPDVVFIDEPLANLDPLVQEQVKRFLVSYAAGDNAVFVSTHNIDVAEEICSRVGIVADGRLVTERALAGKRDDDESLLEVFLERVEGTAERDMPSLGQIDRTDTDT, encoded by the coding sequence ATGGGTGCAATTCGCGTCAACGGACTCCGGAAGTCCTACGGGTCCGTCGAGGCAGTCGCCGGGATGACGTTCACCGTCGAGCGTGGGGAGCTATACGGCTTTCTCGGCCCGAACGGGGCGGGGAAGACGACGACGATCCGAACGCTGACCGGACAGATCCAACCGGATGGGGGAACGGTCCGCGTCCTCGAGACCGATCCGACGACAGAGCCACTCGCAACGCGCCGGCAGGTCGGTATCCTGCCGGAGCAGGGCTCGCCGCCGAGCTTTCTGACGCCGCGTGAGTATCTCGAGTTCGTCGGTGAGGTGCGCGAGCTTTCGGCCGACCGGGTTGCCGAGGGGACGGCGGCGTGGGCCGAGCGGCTGGGATTCGAGAGCAAGCTCGATACGCTGCATACCGATCTCTCTCGCGGGCAACAACAGAAGGTGATGATCACACAGGCGTTCATTCACGAGCCGGACGTGGTCTTCATCGACGAGCCGCTGGCGAACCTCGACCCGCTCGTCCAAGAGCAGGTCAAGCGCTTTCTCGTCTCCTATGCTGCCGGCGACAACGCCGTCTTCGTCTCGACGCACAACATCGACGTCGCCGAGGAGATCTGTTCCCGCGTCGGCATCGTCGCCGACGGTCGGCTCGTCACGGAACGCGCGCTCGCGGGCAAGCGCGACGATGACGAATCGCTCCTCGAAGTCTTCCTCGAGCGCGTCGAGGGAACGGCAGAGCGAGATATGCCGAGTCTCGGCCAGATCGACCGGACGGACACAGATACATGA
- a CDS encoding trimeric intracellular cation channel family protein, producing the protein MGQQLLEVLFGDPFAVMNTIGLIAFALVGSSKAIREEFDVLGITIVGLAMAFAGGATRDILVTRVPLALQSPIEISLGLLGVGLAIALSVVFTAPETHPITLVSDAIGLAAFTTTGAIVATEAGVSVFGVVVIAMINAVGGGAFADILLDRSPFILFEDFYASCAVLGGSTYWLVETIGATGSAAAVACAAVTVLTRLAAVTYNWNLPTVQNLELLRN; encoded by the coding sequence ATGGGTCAGCAACTCCTTGAAGTACTGTTTGGCGATCCATTTGCGGTGATGAACACGATCGGGTTGATCGCGTTCGCCCTCGTCGGCTCATCGAAGGCGATCCGCGAAGAGTTCGACGTGCTTGGCATTACGATCGTTGGGTTGGCAATGGCATTCGCAGGTGGGGCAACACGCGATATTCTCGTGACACGGGTTCCATTAGCACTTCAATCCCCGATCGAGATCAGTCTGGGACTGCTTGGTGTTGGGCTGGCGATCGCACTGAGCGTCGTCTTCACCGCTCCGGAGACGCATCCGATCACGCTTGTTTCGGACGCGATCGGGCTCGCTGCCTTTACGACAACTGGTGCGATCGTCGCAACTGAGGCAGGTGTCTCAGTGTTCGGTGTCGTCGTTATCGCAATGATCAACGCCGTCGGTGGTGGTGCGTTTGCAGATATTCTGCTCGACCGGTCCCCGTTCATCCTCTTCGAAGATTTCTATGCCAGTTGTGCAGTCCTTGGTGGGAGTACATACTGGCTCGTGGAAACGATCGGCGCAACTGGGAGTGCGGCTGCTGTAGCGTGTGCGGCAGTGACCGTTCTGACTCGGTTAGCTGCGGTCACTTACAACTGGAACCTCCCGACGGTACAGAATTTAGAACTCCTGAGAAATTGA
- a CDS encoding cobyric acid synthase — translation MTRTLLVAGTASHVGKSTVAAGLCRLLADRGVDVAPYKGQNMSNNARVVVRPDGDDQRTGGPAATTDDRWGEIGVSQFVQARAARMTPTTDCNPVLLKPRGDGESQLVLQGEAHDHVPAGTYYDEYWERAREAAEQSYCRLAADNDVIVAEGAGSIGEINLHDRDLANVETAEFADADILLLVDIERGGAFASLYGTIELVPDALRERIVGAVITKFRGDPSLLEPGIEEIESRTGVPILGVLPYDDPGLPEEDSVGLPGSEERGVVGADDGVSADRRVRIAVPRLPRISNATDLEALADEPGVSVVYVPVDGDGTADPLEGIDADAVVIPGTKNTVDDLLALHEAGFADALAAFDGPVVGVCGGYQMLGERITNAALEGTGTDDVVDGLGLLPVETRFEGDKRLEQTSVPVDGSASPLLSGADGSASGYEIHAGRTQALEDVRRPLGDSSAATGQVLGTYLHGLFDNESVRMAFLESVAATAGVDWPPQAETDASPSTDSDATEAGSTPYDRAARLVSEHVDLAALGDPFGE, via the coding sequence ATGACACGAACGCTTCTCGTCGCCGGAACTGCAAGCCACGTCGGCAAGTCGACGGTCGCAGCGGGCCTCTGTCGATTGCTCGCCGACCGTGGGGTCGACGTCGCGCCGTACAAGGGCCAGAACATGAGTAACAACGCGCGCGTCGTCGTTCGACCGGATGGTGACGACCAGCGAACTGGTGGCCCTGCCGCGACCACCGACGACCGGTGGGGCGAAATCGGCGTCTCCCAGTTCGTCCAGGCTCGAGCGGCCCGCATGACTCCCACGACCGACTGCAACCCAGTCCTCCTCAAACCCCGCGGCGATGGTGAAAGCCAGCTGGTATTGCAGGGCGAGGCCCACGATCACGTCCCCGCTGGGACCTACTACGATGAGTACTGGGAGCGAGCACGCGAGGCTGCCGAACAGTCATATTGCCGGCTGGCAGCCGATAACGACGTGATCGTCGCCGAAGGCGCGGGCAGCATCGGCGAGATCAACCTCCACGATCGGGACCTCGCAAACGTCGAAACCGCCGAGTTCGCCGATGCCGATATCCTCCTGCTGGTCGACATCGAACGCGGCGGGGCCTTCGCCAGCCTCTACGGAACGATCGAACTCGTGCCCGACGCCCTCCGCGAGCGCATCGTCGGCGCGGTCATCACGAAGTTCCGTGGCGACCCATCCCTGCTCGAGCCCGGCATCGAGGAGATCGAATCCCGAACTGGCGTGCCGATTCTGGGCGTGCTCCCCTACGACGATCCCGGCCTCCCCGAGGAGGACAGCGTCGGCCTCCCCGGTAGCGAGGAACGAGGCGTCGTCGGTGCAGACGACGGCGTTTCTGCCGACCGACGAGTTCGGATCGCCGTGCCCCGGCTTCCGCGGATCTCGAACGCGACCGATCTCGAGGCGCTGGCGGACGAACCTGGCGTCTCGGTGGTCTACGTGCCGGTCGACGGCGACGGGACAGCCGACCCGCTCGAGGGGATAGACGCCGACGCGGTCGTCATCCCGGGCACGAAGAACACGGTCGACGACCTGCTGGCGCTCCACGAGGCCGGCTTCGCCGACGCGCTCGCGGCCTTCGACGGCCCGGTCGTCGGGGTCTGTGGTGGCTACCAGATGCTCGGCGAGCGGATCACCAACGCCGCGCTCGAGGGGACAGGCACGGACGATGTCGTCGACGGGCTTGGGCTGCTGCCGGTCGAAACCCGGTTCGAGGGGGACAAACGCCTCGAGCAGACGTCGGTGCCCGTCGACGGCTCGGCGTCGCCGCTGCTGTCGGGAGCAGACGGGTCTGCATCGGGCTATGAGATCCACGCGGGCCGGACGCAGGCACTCGAGGATGTCCGTCGGCCACTCGGCGACTCGAGTGCGGCCACGGGGCAGGTGCTCGGAACCTATCTGCACGGCCTGTTCGACAACGAATCGGTTCGGATGGCGTTTCTCGAGTCTGTCGCGGCGACGGCGGGGGTCGACTGGCCGCCGCAGGCGGAGACGGACGCGTCACCGTCGACGGACTCGGACGCGACAGAGGCTGGATCGACGCCGTACGATCGTGCGGCACGACTCGTCAGCGAACACGTCGATCTGGCGGCGCTTGGCGACCCGTTCGGCGAGTAA
- a CDS encoding ribbon-helix-helix domain-containing protein, with protein MAKDTVRYPDDVVEEIDALVEDGMFESKSEFYRFSAEYVLTLINDDHDVKTFNFDEIQTELDISDRDHAEALGTDGGTFFLDAVINVRKHGLRGNYEAAERFIDTHYDETDQECIILEELLGTYRDGS; from the coding sequence ATGGCGAAAGATACCGTCAGGTACCCCGACGACGTGGTCGAAGAGATCGACGCGCTCGTCGAAGACGGTATGTTCGAGAGTAAATCCGAGTTCTACCGGTTCTCTGCGGAGTACGTCCTCACTCTGATCAACGACGATCACGACGTCAAGACGTTCAACTTCGACGAGATCCAGACCGAACTCGATATTAGCGACCGCGATCACGCCGAGGCGCTCGGGACCGACGGTGGCACGTTCTTCCTCGATGCTGTCATCAACGTCCGCAAACACGGACTACGTGGCAACTACGAGGCCGCCGAACGCTTCATCGACACCCACTACGACGAGACCGACCAGGAGTGTATCATTCTCGAGGAACTGCTCGGCACCTACCGCGACGGATCGTAG
- a CDS encoding MTH865 family protein codes for MVDETELREQMIDAFENADYPVSSPMDLVPALPDGPGTKFESGDFSMTAMELNTKTTGGDFPYDDVESLVDDLLRELKKQDEL; via the coding sequence ATGGTAGACGAAACCGAACTTCGCGAGCAGATGATCGACGCGTTCGAAAATGCTGACTACCCAGTCTCGAGTCCGATGGACCTCGTGCCAGCGTTACCTGACGGTCCGGGAACGAAATTCGAATCCGGCGACTTCTCGATGACCGCGATGGAGCTCAACACCAAGACCACGGGCGGCGATTTCCCCTACGATGACGTCGAGTCCCTCGTCGACGACCTGCTCCGTGAGCTCAAAAAGCAAGACGAACTGTAA
- a CDS encoding bacterio-opsin activator domain-containing protein, whose product MSDRQRARPIVIVTETPAKESRLRSRLETATERDIRTVSAPTDPDSLLESMTAPPGAKRDGGAETPSTHGEDSAISEPETADDETVPMTPSAVVLELDRPDDIQALLQRVHADLSDVPTIVAPHEGSERLATVALRAGATDYVPMKRDEDPIDRIVSAVQSERSVLSDDDSRYHHILANELPDEAFVIGEDGTYLEAKVRPESGDLYTIPANELVGTTLADAFSDSVAADLQDCIDQAIQTDDVQSIEYQASTTDGCRQFEARVVPIDERIQGRRAVVWLARDITERVEREQRLRSRQDQLETLNRINAVVRQVIETLVEAPARDTIEREVCEQLVDSELYCGSWIAEWTGDGQLSYRTGAGDAETVLECVRECSGEYENPVEQAARTGELRTTNAIVENESLPEELREAARTDDVRSGIVVPITHEDATYGVLTVLAGRDDAFSERERAEFELLGETIGFTIMAVKNRQLLFADSVVELEFQIDGGDTFCFDLSEQYDCTGSLEWAGTTSNGRTFQYVTVDGLGCETVLEEARDHESVEECRVIHDGDERCTIELRLSTSGVRTLANHGATIRDVTVEDGVGTCLVEVSQDADIREIAEALTVAYENAELAARREVDRAVRTAAERRTRILDGLTDRQLTTLRLAYYGGFFDWPRESTGEEIAEAMNISPPTMHQHLRKGLKSILGEFFEDSTGTGTGID is encoded by the coding sequence ATGAGCGACAGACAGCGAGCGAGACCGATCGTCATCGTGACCGAGACCCCTGCCAAGGAGAGCCGTCTTCGGTCGCGGCTCGAAACGGCAACCGAACGCGATATTCGAACGGTCTCCGCTCCGACCGATCCCGACAGTCTCCTCGAGTCGATGACAGCGCCCCCCGGCGCCAAACGCGACGGCGGGGCGGAGACGCCCTCGACACACGGCGAAGACTCAGCGATCAGCGAGCCGGAGACAGCCGACGACGAGACCGTGCCGATGACACCAAGTGCCGTCGTTCTCGAACTTGACCGTCCGGACGACATACAGGCCCTGCTACAGCGTGTGCATGCTGACTTGTCCGACGTGCCGACGATCGTTGCCCCTCACGAGGGCAGCGAGCGACTCGCAACGGTGGCACTCCGTGCTGGTGCGACCGACTACGTGCCGATGAAACGTGACGAAGACCCGATCGATCGGATCGTCTCGGCGGTCCAGTCCGAACGCAGCGTCCTCTCTGACGACGACAGTCGGTATCACCACATCCTCGCCAACGAACTGCCCGACGAAGCGTTCGTCATCGGCGAGGACGGCACCTATCTCGAGGCGAAGGTCCGTCCCGAATCGGGGGACCTCTACACGATCCCCGCCAACGAACTAGTCGGCACGACGCTCGCGGACGCGTTTTCCGATTCGGTCGCGGCGGACCTACAGGACTGCATCGATCAGGCGATCCAAACAGACGATGTGCAGTCGATCGAGTATCAGGCGAGCACCACCGACGGGTGCCGGCAGTTCGAGGCCCGTGTCGTCCCGATCGACGAGCGAATTCAGGGGCGACGCGCCGTCGTCTGGCTGGCACGAGACATCACCGAACGCGTCGAGCGCGAGCAACGGCTCCGCTCGCGTCAGGATCAACTCGAGACGCTCAACCGGATCAACGCCGTCGTCAGACAGGTCATCGAGACACTCGTCGAGGCACCGGCCAGAGACACTATCGAACGCGAGGTCTGTGAACAACTCGTCGACTCGGAGCTCTACTGTGGCTCGTGGATCGCCGAATGGACCGGCGACGGGCAACTGTCCTACCGGACCGGCGCGGGCGACGCCGAGACCGTCCTCGAGTGTGTTCGTGAGTGTTCCGGCGAGTACGAGAACCCAGTCGAACAGGCAGCACGCACGGGCGAGTTGCGGACGACGAACGCCATCGTCGAGAACGAGTCGCTTCCCGAGGAGTTGCGGGAAGCAGCCCGCACGGATGACGTCAGATCCGGCATCGTCGTTCCAATCACACACGAGGACGCGACCTACGGCGTACTCACGGTTCTCGCAGGTCGTGACGACGCCTTCAGCGAGCGCGAGCGAGCCGAGTTCGAACTGCTCGGTGAGACGATCGGCTTTACCATCATGGCCGTCAAAAACCGTCAGCTGCTCTTTGCCGATTCCGTCGTCGAACTCGAGTTCCAGATCGACGGCGGCGATACGTTCTGCTTCGATCTCTCCGAGCAGTACGACTGTACCGGTTCGCTCGAGTGGGCCGGCACCACGTCGAACGGGCGTACCTTCCAGTACGTGACGGTCGACGGACTCGGGTGTGAGACGGTCCTCGAGGAGGCGAGAGACCACGAGTCCGTCGAGGAGTGTCGGGTCATCCACGACGGCGACGAGCGCTGTACGATCGAGTTGCGGCTCTCGACGTCGGGTGTCCGCACGCTCGCAAACCACGGTGCGACGATCCGGGACGTCACCGTCGAGGACGGCGTCGGGACCTGTCTGGTCGAGGTATCACAGGACGCCGACATTCGGGAGATCGCCGAGGCACTGACCGTCGCCTACGAGAACGCCGAACTCGCCGCCAGACGAGAGGTCGACCGGGCGGTCAGGACGGCAGCTGAGCGACGAACCCGGATCCTCGACGGGCTCACTGACCGCCAGCTGACGACGTTACGACTCGCCTATTACGGTGGGTTCTTCGACTGGCCGCGCGAGAGCACCGGCGAGGAGATCGCCGAGGCGATGAACATCTCGCCACCGACGATGCACCAACATCTCCGAAAGGGACTGAAGTCGATTCTCGGGGAGTTCTTCGAGGACAGTACCGGTACTGGCACAGGTATTGATTGA
- a CDS encoding peptidase M10A and M12B matrixin and adamalysin codes for MNRRAFLGTVGSTLSLGTLAYTTRGATDTLEVCVWLSEQAATYDGVAERIREYLTATLSLESWTLAVSIGGAVSVSSEDAARLTSRGEWPMAVAEGALGGRDIEPASDVNLLVTDGSMETAPTGYGLPHVASVGGARHIAALELFATLVDDGPRSIAPNTTPAHTMHVLLHEVGHALGLGHEHGTAFVADDAVVATPMLSSYAWDPEYDRERSQCGTTIPDTTGRHRTLSFSFSSCARRRLAAYDGEVSL; via the coding sequence GTGAATCGGCGCGCGTTCCTCGGCACGGTCGGATCGACACTCTCGCTCGGAACGTTGGCGTATACGACACGCGGAGCCACCGACACGCTCGAGGTGTGCGTCTGGCTTTCCGAGCAAGCCGCCACCTACGACGGCGTCGCCGAGCGAATCCGCGAGTATCTCACCGCGACTCTCTCGCTCGAGTCGTGGACGCTTGCGGTCTCGATCGGTGGGGCCGTTTCGGTCTCGAGTGAAGACGCCGCTCGACTCACCAGCCGCGGCGAGTGGCCGATGGCCGTCGCGGAGGGGGCTCTCGGCGGGCGCGACATCGAACCGGCGTCGGACGTCAACCTGCTGGTCACGGACGGGAGTATGGAAACGGCACCCACCGGGTACGGCCTCCCGCACGTCGCATCGGTCGGCGGAGCGAGACATATCGCCGCCCTCGAGCTGTTCGCGACGCTCGTTGATGACGGGCCGCGATCGATCGCGCCGAATACGACGCCGGCACACACGATGCACGTCCTCTTGCACGAAGTCGGCCATGCGCTCGGCCTCGGCCACGAACACGGCACCGCGTTCGTCGCCGACGACGCCGTCGTCGCGACGCCGATGCTCAGTAGCTATGCGTGGGATCCCGAGTACGATCGCGAGCGCTCACAGTGTGGGACGACGATTCCAGATACGACGGGGCGCCACCGAACACTCAGCTTCAGCTTTTCGTCGTGCGCTCGTCGTCGGCTCGCAGCCTACGATGGCGAGGTCTCTCTCTGA
- a CDS encoding winged helix-turn-helix domain-containing protein, whose amino-acid sequence MKLRQPTDFLILEALEDKGRNVATNLASHTGKSRKNINTRLPVLEDYGLVRKIGPAERSGLYEITSMGKAALVYQDQYDEADDFEALIQGPNASANTDGEAQTSFARGDTDTDDDE is encoded by the coding sequence GTGAAACTCCGTCAACCAACTGATTTCCTGATCCTCGAGGCGCTCGAGGACAAGGGCCGCAACGTCGCAACGAATCTGGCTTCGCACACGGGGAAAAGCCGGAAGAACATCAACACGAGACTTCCAGTGCTCGAGGACTACGGGCTCGTCCGCAAGATCGGCCCCGCAGAGCGCTCCGGGCTCTACGAGATCACCTCGATGGGCAAAGCGGCGCTGGTCTACCAGGACCAGTACGACGAAGCCGACGACTTCGAAGCGCTCATCCAGGGGCCAAATGCCAGCGCCAACACGGACGGGGAAGCGCAGACGAGTTTCGCCCGTGGTGACACGGACACCGACGACGACGAGTGA
- the otsB gene encoding trehalose-phosphatase: MGAPNAPSPPRPLEEQWPRIRATIADATGILVCLDFDGTLAPIVEDPDAAMPTERNREAVATLVDTPEITTAVISGRALSDVRQRLEGPSIYAGNHGLELARDGDISVHPVAREHAARIERLCAVLEVALAPVPNCRVENKRLTGTVHFRAVPSAAVPTVRRLTHDIVDRFGGDTLELSPGKQILETGPDLTWGKGDAVEVIAADEPSETTVIYVGDDVTDESAFRAVEPDGLGIRVGGDEPSSASARVESPADVADFLSWLGSTGVDLLE; this comes from the coding sequence ATGGGAGCGCCTAACGCACCATCACCACCGCGACCGCTCGAGGAGCAGTGGCCACGGATTCGGGCGACGATCGCCGACGCCACCGGCATCCTCGTCTGCCTGGACTTCGACGGCACGCTCGCACCGATCGTCGAGGATCCCGACGCAGCGATGCCGACCGAGCGCAATCGAGAGGCAGTAGCCACGCTCGTGGACACGCCCGAGATAACGACCGCCGTCATCAGCGGTCGGGCCCTGTCGGACGTCCGCCAGCGTCTCGAGGGGCCGTCGATCTACGCCGGCAATCACGGGCTCGAGCTCGCCCGTGATGGAGACATCTCCGTCCACCCGGTCGCACGCGAGCACGCCGCCCGCATCGAACGTCTCTGTGCCGTCCTCGAGGTCGCCCTCGCGCCCGTTCCGAACTGTCGGGTCGAAAACAAGCGCCTGACCGGGACGGTCCACTTCAGAGCCGTTCCGTCGGCAGCCGTCCCGACTGTCCGTCGGCTCACTCACGACATCGTCGACAGATTTGGTGGCGACACCCTCGAGCTCTCCCCCGGCAAGCAGATCCTCGAGACCGGACCGGATCTGACGTGGGGGAAAGGCGACGCGGTCGAGGTGATCGCTGCCGACGAACCCTCCGAGACGACCGTCATCTACGTCGGTGATGACGTCACTGACGAGTCGGCGTTCCGAGCCGTCGAACCGGACGGACTCGGAATCAGGGTCGGCGGCGACGAGCCTTCGAGCGCGTCCGCCCGCGTCGAGTCGCCGGCGGATGTCGCGGACTTTCTCTCGTGGCTCGGCTCGACCGGCGTCGACTTACTCGAGTGA